CCGTCGCGATGCCGAGTTGGATCGCGGGGTCTGTCTGGTGGGCCCGCACCGCGACGATCTCGAGCTGTGGCTGGGTGATCAACCTGCCAAAGGCTTTGCCAGCCATGGAGAATCATGGTCGATGGCGTTGGCCCTGCGGCTCGGGGCCTACGAGTTGTTGCGCTCGGACGGGGTCGATCCGGTGCTGCTGCTCGACGACGTCTTCGCCGAACTGGACACCGCGCGCCGCCAGGCGCTGGCCGCCGTCGCCGGTGAAGCCGAGCAGGTGTTGGTCACTGCCGCCGTCAGCGAGGACATCCCGCAGGACTGGGCGGTCAACCGGATCGAGATCCGCATGACCGAAGGCGACCAGGGACGGATATCGGTGGTGCAGTCATGACGGACGATCCCGCAGAATCCCCAGACCCCACCCCCGCCGTGTCGCCCGAGGATCTCACCCGCATGCGGGGCATGGATCTGGTGCGGCGGACCCTGGAGGAAGCTCGAGGCGCGGCGCGCAGTCAGGGTAAGGACGTCGGCCGCGGCCGCCGCGCGCCGGTCCACCGGAAGGCCGGTAATGCGGGTCGCCGCCGCGCCTGGTCGGGCCCGGGTCCTGACGTCCGTGATCCGCAGCTGTTCGGGGCGGCGACCCAGGACCTGGCCAAGGTGCGGGGTTGGTCCTCGAGAGTGGCCGAAGGTTCGGTGTTCGGCCGCTGGCGGACCGTGGTGGGCGATCAGATCGCCGACCATGCCAACCCCACCGGCCTGGCCGAAGGGGTACTGACCGTCTCGGCAGAGTCCACCGCATGGGCCACCCAGCTGCGGATGGTGCAGGCACAACTGCTGGCCAAGATCGCCGCGGCGGTCGGCGACGGCGTGGTGACCTCCCTGAAGATCGTGGGCCCGGTCGGCCCGTCCTGGCGCAAAGGGCGCTACCACGTGCCCGGCCGCGGTCCCCGCGACACTTATGGCTAGACGGGACGACATTGCTCTGAGAGCTCCGAGACGCTCGACAGCATTGTTTTCGGGCTCCGGACGCATAGATGCCCGAAAAATTCCGCGCACGGCGCAATCAGACCGTCAGAAACGCGCACACAGCACCGGTCCTGTCCGGATCTGGCGGTAGACTGTCGACGGATCTCAGGTGGTGTCTGCACCGCCTCCCCGTGAACCCCAAGGAGACGCGTCCGACGTGGCTGCCCAGAAGAAGAACGCCCCAAGTGAGTATGGCGCCGATTCGATCAAGGTGCTCGAAGGCTTGGAGGCCGTCCGCAAACGCCCGGGCATGTACATCGGTTCCACCGGTGAGCGCGGCCTGCACCACCTGATCTGGGAGGTTGTGGACAACGCGGTCGACGAGGCGATGGCCGGCTTCGCCAGCCGGGTCGACGTCAGAATTCTCGCCGACGGTGGCGTCCAGGTCACCGACGACGGCCGCGGTATCCCCGTCGCGATGCACGCCACCGGTATCCCCACCGTCGATGTGGTCATGACCGTCCTGCACGCCGGCGGCAAGTTCGAGGAGGGCGCCTACCAGGTGTCCGGCGGTCTGCACGGAGTGGGCGTGTCCGTGGTGAACGCCCTGTCCACCCGGCTCGAGGCCGATATCCGTAAAGATGGCTACGAGTGGTTCCAGGTGTATGACCGGTCGGTCCCCGGAACCCTCAAGCAGGGTGAGAAGACCACGGAGACCGGCACCACGATCCGCTTCTGGGCCGATCCGGACATCTTCGAGACCACCGTCTACGACTTCGAGACGATCGCCCGCCGGCTGCAGGAGATGGCGTTCCTGAACAAGGGGCTGACCATCGAGCTCACCGACGAGCGGGTCACCGCCGAGGAAGTGGTCGACGATGTGGTCAGCGATCACGCCGAGGCGCCGAAGTCCGCGGCCGA
The genomic region above belongs to Mycolicibacterium sp. HK-90 and contains:
- a CDS encoding DUF721 family protein, producing the protein MTDDPAESPDPTPAVSPEDLTRMRGMDLVRRTLEEARGAARSQGKDVGRGRRAPVHRKAGNAGRRRAWSGPGPDVRDPQLFGAATQDLAKVRGWSSRVAEGSVFGRWRTVVGDQIADHANPTGLAEGVLTVSAESTAWATQLRMVQAQLLAKIAAAVGDGVVTSLKIVGPVGPSWRKGRYHVPGRGPRDTYG